A genomic window from Chitinophaga pollutisoli includes:
- the kdpA gene encoding potassium-transporting ATPase subunit KdpA yields MNTELSGIIATYAITLLVAIPLGRYIAKVFAGQRTLLEFMAPLEQGIYRFCGIDPKEEMNWKQHLKALLTINMLWFVYAFFLLIFQDRLPLNPDHNAAQTPDLAFNTAISFLVNCNLQHYSGESGLTYFTQLFVVTFLQFVSAATGIAALVAVFKALREKTTTQLGNFWDHLLKTTTRILLPLCIVIAGILAFRGTPASFAGKDTIVTVQGDTVQVSRGPAAGMIAIKHLGTNGGGWFGANSIHPLENPDYLTNMTEAIAQLIIPIAMVFALGFFIRRRKFAYVIFGVMTVGMLALMIPAILSETGGNPAISQMGITQATGAMEGKEVRFGPMATAYWSTITTIVSTGSVNGFHDSTMPMTGMMELIAMMANCFYGGCGVGILNYFVFIIIAVFISGLMVGRTPEFLGHKVEAREMKIAAIVALLHPLLILAGTALSSYAIAHGWGAGWATQPGAWLNNPGHHGFSEMMYEYTSAAANNGSGFEGLTDNNIFWNVTTGFVLILSRFLPIIGPVAIAGLLASKQYVPESAGTLRTDTATFGIMTFAVIAIIAALAFFPALALGPIAEYFSLY; encoded by the coding sequence ATGAACACCGAACTATCAGGCATTATCGCCACTTATGCCATTACGCTCCTGGTCGCCATACCGCTCGGCCGTTACATCGCGAAGGTTTTCGCGGGACAGCGGACCCTGCTGGAGTTCATGGCACCGCTGGAACAGGGGATTTACCGGTTCTGCGGCATCGATCCGAAGGAGGAGATGAACTGGAAGCAGCACCTGAAAGCCCTGCTGACCATCAATATGCTATGGTTCGTATATGCCTTTTTCCTGCTGATCTTCCAGGACAGGCTTCCCCTCAACCCCGACCACAACGCGGCGCAAACGCCAGACCTGGCTTTCAACACTGCCATCAGCTTCCTGGTTAACTGCAACCTGCAACACTACTCCGGTGAATCCGGGTTAACTTATTTTACGCAATTGTTCGTGGTTACATTCCTGCAGTTTGTGAGCGCGGCAACGGGGATCGCTGCGCTGGTGGCGGTTTTCAAAGCTCTTCGCGAGAAAACCACCACCCAGTTGGGCAACTTTTGGGACCACCTGCTGAAAACCACCACCCGCATATTGCTACCCCTTTGCATCGTGATCGCCGGCATCCTGGCTTTCCGCGGTACGCCCGCCAGCTTCGCCGGGAAAGATACCATCGTGACGGTGCAGGGCGATACCGTGCAGGTGTCACGCGGGCCAGCGGCCGGCATGATCGCCATTAAGCACCTGGGAACCAACGGCGGCGGATGGTTCGGTGCCAACAGCATCCACCCGCTCGAAAATCCGGATTACCTCACCAATATGACCGAGGCCATCGCACAGCTGATCATCCCCATCGCGATGGTGTTTGCGTTGGGTTTCTTTATCCGGCGGAGGAAATTCGCGTATGTCATTTTCGGGGTGATGACCGTCGGGATGCTCGCGCTGATGATCCCTGCTATCCTGTCCGAAACCGGCGGCAACCCCGCAATATCCCAGATGGGCATCACGCAGGCCACCGGCGCCATGGAAGGCAAGGAGGTCCGTTTCGGGCCGATGGCCACCGCCTACTGGAGCACCATTACCACCATCGTTTCCACCGGATCGGTGAACGGTTTCCACGACAGCACCATGCCCATGACCGGCATGATGGAGCTGATCGCCATGATGGCCAACTGCTTCTATGGCGGCTGCGGTGTGGGTATTCTCAACTACTTCGTATTCATCATCATTGCCGTGTTCATATCGGGCCTCATGGTAGGGCGTACGCCGGAATTCCTGGGGCATAAAGTGGAAGCGCGGGAAATGAAGATCGCGGCGATCGTAGCCTTACTGCATCCGCTGCTGATCCTCGCGGGCACGGCGCTGTCGTCCTATGCCATCGCGCACGGATGGGGCGCGGGCTGGGCCACGCAGCCGGGCGCATGGCTTAATAACCCAGGTCACCACGGTTTTTCGGAAATGATGTATGAATACACCTCCGCCGCGGCCAACAACGGTTCGGGGTTCGAAGGGCTGACGGATAATAACATTTTCTGGAACGTGACCACCGGTTTTGTACTCATCCTGTCGCGCTTCCTGCCTATTATCGGCCCGGTAGCGATCGCGGGACTCCTGGCTTCGAAGCAATACGTCCCCGAATCCGCCGGCACACTGCGGACAGACACGGCCACTTTCGGCATCATGACATTCGCCGTGATCGCGATCATCGCCGCGTTGGCCTTCTTCCCCGCGCTGGCGCTGGGCCCCATCGCCGAATATTTCTCCCTGTACTAA
- a CDS encoding potassium-transporting ATPase subunit F has product MMNALFILSLLVFGYMIYVLLKPEKF; this is encoded by the coding sequence ATGATGAACGCACTTTTCATTTTATCCCTGTTGGTTTTCGGTTACATGATTTACGTGTTGCTGAAACCTGAAAAATTCTGA
- a CDS encoding sigma-54 dependent transcriptional regulator — protein sequence MTQQGTILIIDDEAQLRKLLARLLTLEGYTILEAQDVRSARKILDKSDIHVILSDVKLPDGNGVELTAQLKSSHPDIEIIVLTAYGNIADGVQAIKNGAFDYLTKGDDNNRILPLVSKAMDKARLQFRVRSLEERLGGKHDFSQVIGKSPRILDAVNLSRKVAATDATVLLLGETGSGKEVFAQAIHRASARTAQPFVAVNCSAFGKEILESELFGHKAGAFTGAVKDKKGFLEEASNGTIFLDEIGEMALDLQAKLLRVLETREFYKVGDSKPMKVDIRIIAATNRDLEKESEKGTFRADLFYRLCAFQIHLPSLNERREDVPLLAQYFLSQLGPKNNKRITGMSGAFRQALENHHWRGNIRELRNVIERAVILSDGPELGTDLLPLEFSHPENDGPAPLSLADMERKHIARVLHAVNGNKTRAAEMLQIGLTTLYNKIKEYNIR from the coding sequence ATGACCCAACAAGGCACGATCCTCATCATCGACGATGAAGCTCAATTGCGGAAACTCCTCGCCCGCCTCCTCACGCTGGAAGGGTACACCATACTCGAAGCGCAGGACGTACGGTCTGCCCGGAAAATCCTCGACAAATCCGACATCCATGTCATCCTTTCCGACGTCAAACTGCCGGACGGAAACGGCGTGGAACTGACAGCCCAGTTGAAATCCTCCCATCCTGATATCGAAATCATCGTGCTCACCGCCTACGGCAACATTGCCGACGGGGTGCAGGCCATCAAAAACGGTGCGTTCGATTATCTCACCAAAGGCGATGACAACAACCGCATCCTGCCGCTGGTGAGCAAAGCCATGGACAAAGCGCGCCTCCAGTTCAGGGTGCGTTCGCTGGAAGAGAGGCTGGGCGGCAAGCACGACTTCTCGCAGGTGATCGGCAAATCGCCGCGTATCCTCGACGCGGTGAACCTCTCCCGCAAAGTTGCGGCCACCGATGCCACGGTGTTATTGCTCGGAGAAACGGGTTCCGGGAAGGAAGTTTTCGCCCAGGCCATCCACCGCGCCAGCGCGCGCACCGCGCAGCCGTTCGTGGCGGTGAATTGCAGCGCCTTCGGGAAGGAAATCCTCGAAAGCGAGCTTTTCGGCCATAAAGCCGGTGCGTTTACCGGCGCCGTTAAAGACAAAAAAGGTTTCCTGGAAGAAGCCAGCAACGGCACCATCTTCCTCGACGAAATCGGTGAAATGGCGCTCGATCTGCAAGCCAAGCTGCTCCGCGTACTGGAGACCCGCGAATTCTATAAAGTCGGCGACTCCAAACCGATGAAAGTGGATATCCGCATCATCGCCGCCACCAACCGCGACCTGGAGAAGGAATCCGAGAAAGGCACATTCCGCGCGGATTTATTTTACCGTCTTTGCGCCTTCCAGATTCACCTGCCTTCGCTCAACGAACGCAGGGAAGATGTGCCCCTGCTCGCACAATATTTCCTCTCCCAACTCGGCCCCAAAAACAACAAACGTATCACAGGTATGTCGGGAGCCTTCCGCCAGGCGCTGGAAAACCACCACTGGCGCGGCAATATCCGCGAACTTAGGAACGTCATCGAAAGGGCCGTGATTCTGTCCGATGGTCCCGAGCTCGGCACTGACCTGCTCCCACTTGAATTCTCCCATCCTGAAAATGACGGTCCCGCCCCACTGAGCCTCGCCGATATGGAGAGGAAGCACATCGCCCGGGTGTTGCATGCCGTGAACGGGAATAAGACCCGCGCGGCGGAAATGCTGCAGATCGGGCTCACCACTTTATATAACAAGATCAAAGAGTACAATATCCGCTGA
- the ligD gene encoding DNA ligase D has protein sequence MKEFYKPMLATLVDAPFDRPGWIFETKWDGYRAIAQVEDGEAALYSRNKLSFNEIYAPVVAAVERIPHNVVLDGEVIIPGKGGKSDFQALQNFKTTRKGKLTYVVFDLLYLDGHSLEDLTLLERKTLLKQIVDQLGDPAVKFSGHVEGKGIQQFEKARKAGWEGVIAKNGGSTYAEGGRSLNWLKVKVLNRQEAVICGFTAPRGSRKNIGALILGVYENGAMRYIGHCGGGFNETGLKDLHTKLQPLVTNTSPFKGKIKTNMPVTWLKPQLVCEVKFSEWTNNGHLRQPIFIALRDDKPAKSVIREKPRHAPASKPVDMKGSAKKETAAPAEKERVLKLNGKSVTLTNQQKIYWPNEKITKGALVDYYLSVAEVILPHLKDRALSLNRFPNGIAGPNFFQKDLDLESVPSWLKTAQVWSESSNRTIDYLVCNNEATLAWMVNLGCIEINPWLSRFRKPEYPDFIVIDLDPNDIAFEHVITTAIEVRKVLESRGIDSFVKTSGSRGMHIYIPTGAKHPFDTCKLFAEFVATEVNARLPETTSIIRTKSKRKEMVYIDFLQNRSGQTVAAPYSVRPKPGATVSAPLEWKEVTKKLRMEDYHMGNIGKRLDKKGDLWANILTAKNDLKAILKVTEG, from the coding sequence ATGAAGGAATTCTACAAGCCGATGCTCGCTACGCTCGTAGACGCGCCTTTCGACCGCCCCGGCTGGATTTTCGAGACGAAGTGGGACGGATACCGCGCCATTGCCCAGGTAGAAGACGGGGAGGCTGCATTATATTCGCGCAATAAGTTGTCTTTCAATGAAATATATGCGCCGGTCGTTGCCGCTGTAGAGAGGATTCCCCACAACGTTGTGCTCGATGGAGAGGTAATCATCCCCGGGAAAGGTGGAAAATCCGATTTCCAGGCGCTGCAGAACTTCAAAACCACCCGCAAAGGCAAGCTCACGTACGTAGTTTTCGACCTGCTATACCTCGACGGGCATTCGCTGGAAGACCTCACCCTGCTGGAAAGGAAAACCTTGTTGAAGCAGATCGTTGATCAGCTGGGCGATCCTGCGGTGAAGTTTTCCGGGCATGTGGAAGGGAAAGGGATACAGCAGTTTGAAAAAGCACGGAAAGCCGGCTGGGAAGGAGTGATCGCCAAGAATGGCGGAAGCACCTATGCAGAGGGGGGCCGTTCTCTCAACTGGCTCAAAGTGAAAGTACTCAACCGCCAGGAAGCCGTCATCTGCGGGTTCACGGCGCCGCGCGGCAGCCGCAAGAATATCGGCGCACTCATTCTCGGCGTCTATGAAAACGGCGCGATGCGGTACATCGGTCATTGCGGAGGTGGCTTCAACGAAACAGGGCTCAAAGATCTTCACACCAAACTCCAGCCGCTGGTGACGAACACGTCTCCTTTCAAGGGAAAAATCAAAACGAACATGCCCGTTACCTGGTTGAAACCACAACTGGTGTGTGAAGTGAAATTCTCCGAATGGACCAACAACGGCCACCTGCGCCAACCGATCTTCATCGCCCTGCGCGACGATAAGCCCGCCAAATCCGTTATCCGTGAAAAGCCGCGCCACGCGCCGGCGTCAAAACCTGTAGATATGAAAGGATCCGCCAAAAAAGAAACCGCCGCGCCGGCCGAAAAGGAAAGGGTGCTCAAATTGAACGGGAAGAGCGTTACGCTTACCAATCAGCAGAAAATTTACTGGCCCAACGAAAAGATCACGAAGGGCGCGCTGGTGGATTATTACCTGTCGGTGGCGGAAGTGATCCTCCCGCATCTGAAAGACCGTGCCCTCAGCCTGAACCGCTTCCCGAACGGCATCGCCGGGCCGAATTTTTTCCAGAAGGACCTTGACCTGGAATCAGTCCCTTCGTGGCTGAAGACCGCCCAGGTATGGTCGGAATCTTCTAACCGCACGATCGATTACCTCGTTTGCAACAACGAAGCCACGCTCGCCTGGATGGTGAACCTCGGTTGCATAGAAATCAATCCCTGGCTGTCGCGGTTCCGGAAGCCCGAGTATCCTGATTTCATCGTCATCGACCTCGATCCTAACGATATCGCTTTCGAACATGTGATAACAACGGCGATCGAAGTGCGGAAGGTGCTGGAGTCCCGGGGAATTGATTCTTTTGTAAAGACTTCCGGCTCGCGGGGGATGCACATCTATATTCCCACCGGCGCCAAACACCCGTTCGATACCTGCAAGCTGTTTGCGGAGTTCGTGGCTACGGAAGTGAATGCACGGCTGCCCGAAACCACGAGCATCATTCGCACGAAATCCAAACGGAAAGAGATGGTATACATCGACTTCCTCCAGAACCGGTCGGGGCAAACCGTTGCAGCTCCCTATTCCGTCCGCCCGAAGCCTGGCGCTACCGTTTCCGCGCCGCTGGAATGGAAGGAAGTGACGAAAAAACTGCGAATGGAAGATTACCACATGGGCAACATCGGGAAAAGACTGGACAAAAAGGGCGACCTGTGGGCCAATATCCTCACCGCCAAGAACGATCTGAAGGCCATACTGAAAGTCACGGAAGGGTAA
- a CDS encoding DNA polymerase ligase N-terminal domain-containing protein: protein MSLAKYKQKRDFKQTREPAAGKAAKDEKHIFVIQRHHATRLHYDFRLEMDGVLKSWAVPKGPSLNPSDKRLAMEVEDHPYDYKDFQGEIPPGNYGAGYVYIWDKGTYELLESNGKPFDKEALREWKSGSLKVVLHGKKLKGEFALVKMQNGRDENAWLLIKHNDKYAVHDPYDSEDHTPKSVINKLKGPQNTKPEAKAGAKKAAAPKKAATKKAASPKKAAAKKAVPKKAAASTGKKKPRKVNR, encoded by the coding sequence ATGAGCTTAGCGAAATACAAGCAGAAAAGGGATTTTAAACAAACGCGCGAGCCCGCAGCCGGCAAAGCCGCGAAGGACGAAAAGCACATTTTCGTGATACAGCGGCATCACGCCACGCGCCTCCATTACGACTTCCGCCTGGAAATGGACGGCGTCCTGAAAAGCTGGGCGGTGCCGAAGGGGCCGTCGCTCAACCCTTCGGATAAGCGGCTGGCCATGGAAGTGGAGGATCATCCCTACGATTATAAAGACTTCCAGGGCGAAATTCCGCCGGGGAACTATGGCGCCGGCTATGTGTATATCTGGGATAAGGGAACATACGAGCTGCTCGAATCCAACGGCAAACCATTTGACAAGGAGGCGCTGCGCGAATGGAAATCCGGCAGCCTGAAAGTGGTGCTGCACGGTAAAAAGTTGAAAGGAGAATTCGCGCTGGTAAAGATGCAGAACGGCCGGGACGAGAATGCCTGGCTGCTCATCAAGCACAACGATAAATACGCCGTACACGATCCCTACGACAGCGAGGATCATACACCCAAATCGGTTATCAACAAGCTAAAAGGTCCGCAGAATACGAAGCCTGAGGCCAAAGCCGGGGCTAAGAAGGCTGCTGCACCGAAAAAGGCAGCGACAAAAAAAGCGGCTTCTCCGAAAAAGGCAGCTGCAAAAAAAGCCGTACCGAAAAAAGCCGCCGCATCAACCGGTAAAAAAAAGCCCAGGAAGGTGAACCGATGA
- a CDS encoding Ku protein, with amino-acid sequence MRAIWSGSIGFGLVNIPVKLYSAIQESRLDLDMLDKKDHSRIRFQRVNEKTGKEVAWENIVKAYNYNDKYIVLDEHDYEDASPKKSKIIEISSFTGTDEIDAVYFETAYFIEPDKGGGKAYQLLLKTLEKTRKVGVALFVLRTQEHLAVVRANGDYLMLHRLRFGEEVRAPDELKLPDKATIPKKELDMAVKLVESYTETFDISAYKDTYHEELMRIIKAKASGKRAVVKKMKVTSTKGTDLFEQLKASLGSKKRVS; translated from the coding sequence ATGAGAGCAATATGGTCAGGCAGTATCGGCTTCGGCCTTGTCAACATTCCCGTTAAATTGTATAGCGCCATCCAGGAAAGCCGGCTGGACCTGGATATGCTGGATAAGAAAGATCATTCCAGGATCCGGTTCCAGCGCGTTAACGAGAAAACGGGGAAGGAAGTAGCGTGGGAAAATATCGTCAAAGCGTACAATTACAACGACAAATATATTGTACTCGATGAGCATGATTACGAGGACGCGAGCCCGAAGAAGAGCAAGATCATCGAAATATCGTCATTTACCGGAACGGATGAGATCGATGCCGTGTATTTCGAGACGGCGTATTTCATAGAACCGGATAAGGGCGGCGGGAAGGCCTACCAATTGTTGTTGAAAACGTTGGAAAAGACGCGGAAAGTGGGAGTGGCGCTTTTCGTGCTGCGGACGCAGGAACACCTCGCAGTGGTGCGGGCCAATGGCGATTATCTCATGCTGCACCGGCTTCGTTTCGGGGAAGAAGTGAGAGCACCCGATGAATTGAAACTACCGGATAAAGCAACCATTCCCAAAAAGGAACTGGACATGGCCGTGAAACTGGTAGAAAGCTACACCGAAACCTTCGACATTTCCGCTTACAAGGATACTTACCACGAAGAACTGATGCGCATCATCAAAGCGAAAGCCTCCGGCAAGCGCGCCGTGGTGAAGAAGATGAAGGTAACAAGTACGAAAGGGACCGATCTTTTCGAACAGCTGAAAGCCAGCCTGGGATCTAAAAAACGCGTATCATGA
- a CDS encoding DNA topoisomerase IB: MVEKLLTADAPAVAQAARLRYVNPASPGIARHRMRGGFYYTDAQGKRISDEETLRRIRGLVLPPAWEDVWICPHANGHLQATGTDALGRRQYRYHTRWAEVRNETKFYRLLAFGKVLPKIRRQVTKDLRRRELDLPRVCAIAMRVMEETLMRVGNAEYEKKYNSYGLTTLRNKHVQFNGNAALFRFKGKKGVEHKIELRHAALSRLLRKVRDIPGQELFQYYENKEVKSLDSGALNDYLKNITGEDFTCKDLRTWAGTLEALHLLSACEAAASQAECKRKIVEVLDQVARKLGNTRAVCKKYYVHPALTELYESGALGKYSGQNVDEKLLLKILKDHHTPKRRRL, encoded by the coding sequence ATGGTGGAGAAATTGTTAACGGCTGACGCGCCCGCCGTGGCACAGGCCGCCCGCTTACGGTATGTGAACCCCGCATCGCCGGGCATTGCGAGGCATCGCATGCGCGGCGGTTTTTATTACACCGACGCCCAGGGAAAGCGGATTTCGGATGAGGAAACGCTCCGCCGCATCAGGGGCCTCGTGCTCCCGCCCGCCTGGGAAGATGTTTGGATCTGCCCCCATGCCAACGGGCATCTGCAGGCTACGGGCACCGATGCACTCGGGCGACGGCAATACCGCTACCATACCCGATGGGCGGAAGTCCGTAACGAAACCAAGTTCTACCGCCTGCTCGCCTTCGGGAAAGTGCTGCCGAAAATCCGACGCCAGGTAACGAAGGATCTCCGCCGCCGCGAGCTCGATCTGCCGCGCGTGTGCGCCATCGCGATGCGCGTGATGGAAGAAACCCTCATGCGCGTGGGCAACGCGGAATATGAAAAAAAGTACAATTCCTACGGCCTCACCACCTTGCGTAATAAACACGTGCAATTCAACGGCAACGCCGCGCTGTTCCGCTTCAAAGGGAAAAAAGGCGTGGAACACAAGATTGAATTGCGCCACGCCGCCTTGTCGCGGCTCCTGCGCAAGGTGCGCGACATCCCCGGCCAGGAACTTTTTCAATACTACGAAAACAAGGAAGTGAAAAGCCTCGATTCCGGCGCGCTCAATGATTACCTGAAAAACATCACCGGCGAAGATTTTACCTGTAAAGACCTCCGCACCTGGGCGGGAACCCTCGAAGCCCTGCACCTCCTTTCCGCCTGTGAGGCGGCCGCGTCCCAGGCCGAATGCAAGCGCAAAATCGTGGAAGTACTGGACCAGGTAGCCCGGAAACTGGGGAATACCCGCGCGGTGTGTAAAAAATACTACGTCCACCCCGCGCTCACGGAACTCTACGAAAGCGGCGCATTGGGGAAATACTCAGGGCAAAATGTGGACGAAAAACTACTGTTGAAAATCCTTAAAGATCATCATACACCAAAACGGCGGCGCCTTTAG
- a CDS encoding SDR family oxidoreductase, which yields MQKSNKKKTLRPPQRQRRQPGIEHKMTPLPDAQPRSPAAGRLQDKVALITGGDSGIGRAIAFAFAEQGAHVAIAYLNETEDADATAQGVLERGREALLIPGDISKERHCDKIVKQTVRKFGKIDILVNNAAVQFPQKKFGDITAEQLLRTFSVNIFSHFYLTRFALPHIPRGGSIINTTSVTAYRGSAHLVDYAATKGAIVSFTRSLSSMLADKGIRVNGVAPGPIWTPLIPATFPADHVANFGSDVPLKRAGEPAEVAGCYVFLASAEANYITGQILHPNGGEIVNG from the coding sequence ATGCAGAAGTCGAACAAGAAGAAAACACTCCGTCCGCCACAACGGCAGCGCCGCCAACCGGGGATAGAGCATAAAATGACCCCGCTCCCCGACGCGCAGCCCCGGTCCCCTGCCGCCGGCAGGCTCCAGGATAAAGTGGCGCTCATCACCGGGGGCGACAGCGGGATCGGACGGGCCATCGCATTCGCTTTCGCCGAACAAGGCGCCCACGTCGCTATCGCTTACCTCAATGAAACGGAGGACGCCGATGCCACCGCACAAGGCGTGCTGGAACGGGGGCGCGAGGCGCTCCTCATCCCGGGAGACATCAGTAAGGAACGGCATTGCGATAAAATCGTGAAGCAAACGGTGAGGAAATTCGGGAAGATCGATATCCTGGTGAATAACGCCGCGGTGCAGTTCCCACAGAAAAAGTTCGGGGATATTACGGCAGAACAGCTTTTACGGACATTTTCCGTCAACATATTCTCCCATTTCTACCTTACGCGCTTCGCTTTGCCCCACATTCCCCGCGGCGGCAGCATCATCAACACCACTTCGGTTACCGCCTACCGCGGCAGCGCGCACCTGGTCGATTATGCCGCCACCAAAGGCGCTATCGTGTCGTTTACGCGTTCATTGTCGTCGATGCTTGCCGATAAGGGCATCCGGGTGAATGGCGTGGCCCCCGGGCCCATCTGGACGCCCCTCATTCCGGCCACATTCCCGGCGGATCATGTGGCCAACTTTGGGTCCGATGTACCGCTCAAGCGCGCTGGCGAGCCCGCCGAAGTAGCGGGCTGTTATGTTTTCCTGGCTTCCGCGGAAGCGAATTATATCACTGGTCAAATCCTGCACCCCAATGGTGGAGAAATTGTTAACGGCTGA
- a CDS encoding ferritin-like domain-containing protein — MATKNTRTTASRNGASAKSNGRSNGAAKKAAATRKPAARNGDMESSPFHQLFMDELKDIYWAEKHLVKALPKMQKAATTAELVDAFAEHLEATKGHVSRLEEIFDLMGARAIGKKCDAMEGLVAEAQELISEEDPGSVLDAGLIIAAQKVEHYEIASYGSLRTLATRMGHTEAANILEQTLDEEKETDSLLTQIAETKVNEEALAED, encoded by the coding sequence ATGGCAACAAAAAACACCAGGACGACCGCTTCCCGGAACGGCGCTTCCGCAAAATCAAACGGCCGCAGCAATGGCGCGGCGAAGAAAGCTGCTGCAACCCGCAAACCTGCTGCGCGCAATGGCGATATGGAATCTTCTCCATTCCACCAGCTGTTCATGGACGAACTGAAGGACATTTACTGGGCCGAAAAGCACCTCGTGAAAGCGCTTCCTAAAATGCAGAAAGCCGCTACTACGGCCGAGCTGGTAGATGCGTTCGCCGAGCACCTGGAAGCTACTAAAGGGCATGTAAGCCGTCTTGAAGAAATATTCGACCTGATGGGCGCCCGGGCCATAGGCAAGAAATGCGATGCCATGGAAGGCCTCGTAGCCGAAGCACAGGAACTAATCAGTGAAGAAGATCCGGGCTCCGTGCTCGACGCCGGCCTTATCATCGCCGCGCAGAAAGTGGAACACTACGAAATCGCGTCTTACGGCAGTCTCAGAACCCTCGCCACGAGAATGGGGCATACCGAAGCCGCCAACATACTCGAACAAACGCTGGACGAAGAAAAGGAAACAGATTCCCTCCTCACCCAAATCGCCGAGACCAAGGTGAACGAGGAAGCGTTGGCGGAAGACTGA